The Acidobacteriota bacterium genome includes a window with the following:
- a CDS encoding DUF6448 family protein: MRTKWTIGTLAASGILAAGITVFLAGSAFAHCDTTSGPIIPEAKAALEKGDVTPVLKWVKKDSEAEIKAAFTKAVAVRAKGPEAKELADQYFLETLVRLHRAGEGAPYTGIKDEPVEPIVAMADKALADGSADEMIKRVSGHMAAAIKEKFARAVEAKKNKDKSVEAGRDFVEAYVVYMHYVEGIHAAIMSTGAHHAEGGEGAPAHKH; encoded by the coding sequence ATGAGAACGAAATGGACAATCGGAACATTGGCGGCGTCGGGAATCTTGGCGGCAGGAATTACAGTCTTTCTGGCGGGCAGTGCGTTTGCGCACTGTGACACCACCAGCGGCCCCATCATTCCTGAAGCCAAAGCCGCCCTTGAGAAGGGCGACGTGACTCCGGTCCTCAAGTGGGTCAAGAAAGACAGCGAGGCGGAGATCAAGGCAGCGTTCACGAAGGCGGTCGCCGTCAGGGCCAAGGGACCGGAGGCAAAGGAACTGGCTGACCAGTACTTCCTCGAAACTCTCGTCCGCCTGCACCGTGCAGGCGAAGGCGCACCCTACACCGGAATCAAGGACGAACCGGTTGAACCGATCGTCGCGATGGCCGACAAGGCCCTTGCCGACGGTTCCGCAGATGAGATGATCAAGAGAGTCAGCGGCCATATGGCGGCAGCGATCAAGGAGAAGTTCGCGAGGGCTGTTGAGGCCAAGAAGAACAAGGACAAGAGTGTCGAAGCGGGTCGGGACTTCGTGGAAGCCTACGTCGTATACATGCACTATGTCGAAGGCATCCACGCCGCAATCATGTCCACGGGTGCACACCACGCTGAAGGCGGTGAAGGCGCCCCGGCGCATAAGCACTGA
- a CDS encoding Gfo/Idh/MocA family oxidoreductase yields the protein MKKDDSRKQPDNLLSRRDFLKSSAAAGFGLVTAGGVFAAPGSGRTGLQPDAGSRDLNIAVIGCGAQGRILIEACLHIPGIRVKAVCDIWEYSRQYASGYLRKYDQNPAVYEDYRELLDKEKDLQAAIVASPDWVHAEQANACLRKGLHVYCEKEMSNTLEKARTMVETARRTGKLLQIGHQRRSNPRYTHAIDRLIREHRILGRVTTAYAQWNRAKSDMLGWPERYAIPRAVLDRYGYASMNEFRNWRLFKKYGGGPMVDLGSHQIDLFAWVYGSNPKSVAASGGIDYYKNWEWYDNVMAMYEFDTPEGTARALYQVQTTTQHGGFYEAFMGENGSIVLSEIPERGNWAMREPHAPEWDSLARRGLLLSEAPLIQKTESRDIYVDVRVTVEAGRWPLPVELAKPAHQPHLENFFDAVRDGTPLSCPAELAYESAVSVLRVNDAVAARRTLEFKPEHFKA from the coding sequence ATGAAGAAAGACGACTCTCGAAAACAACCGGACAATCTGCTGTCACGTCGGGACTTTCTCAAGTCTTCGGCCGCGGCGGGATTCGGTTTAGTCACGGCCGGAGGTGTCTTCGCCGCCCCGGGGTCCGGCCGAACCGGCCTTCAACCCGACGCCGGATCGCGCGACCTCAACATCGCCGTCATCGGCTGCGGCGCCCAGGGCCGCATCCTCATCGAAGCCTGTCTTCACATTCCGGGGATCCGCGTCAAGGCGGTCTGCGACATCTGGGAATACAGCCGTCAGTACGCAAGCGGATATCTCAGGAAATACGACCAAAACCCGGCCGTCTACGAAGACTATCGCGAACTCCTCGACAAGGAAAAGGACCTTCAGGCGGCGATCGTCGCCAGCCCCGACTGGGTGCACGCCGAGCAGGCCAACGCCTGCCTCCGGAAAGGCCTTCACGTCTACTGCGAAAAAGAGATGTCGAACACCCTGGAGAAAGCGCGGACCATGGTCGAGACCGCCCGCCGCACCGGAAAGCTCCTCCAGATCGGCCACCAGCGCCGCTCGAATCCCCGCTACACCCATGCCATCGACCGCCTGATCCGCGAGCACCGCATTCTCGGCCGGGTGACGACGGCCTACGCCCAGTGGAACCGGGCTAAAAGCGATATGCTCGGCTGGCCCGAACGCTACGCCATTCCGCGCGCCGTCCTCGACCGCTACGGTTATGCTTCGATGAACGAATTCCGGAACTGGCGCCTGTTCAAAAAATACGGCGGCGGGCCCATGGTCGATCTGGGTTCCCATCAGATCGATCTTTTCGCCTGGGTCTACGGCTCCAATCCGAAATCGGTCGCCGCCTCGGGCGGCATCGATTACTACAAGAACTGGGAATGGTACGACAACGTCATGGCCATGTACGAGTTCGACACCCCCGAGGGGACGGCCCGGGCCCTCTACCAGGTCCAGACGACGACCCAGCACGGCGGATTTTACGAGGCCTTCATGGGAGAAAACGGATCCATCGTGCTGTCCGAAATCCCCGAACGGGGCAACTGGGCCATGCGCGAACCCCATGCCCCGGAATGGGACTCCCTGGCCCGCCGGGGGCTTCTCTTGTCCGAGGCGCCGCTCATCCAGAAGACCGAAAGCCGCGATATCTATGTCGATGTCCGGGTGACCGTGGAGGCGGGCCGTTGGCCGCTCCCCGTCGAGCTGGCCAAACCGGCCCACCAGCCCCACCTGGAGAATTTCTTCGACGCCGTCCGCGACGGAACGCCTCTGAGCTGTCCGGCCGAACTGGCTTACGAGTCGGCCGTTTCGGTGCTCAGGGTCAACGACGCCGTCGCGGCCCGCCGCACTCTCGAATTCAAACCCGAACACTTCAAGGCATGA
- a CDS encoding PilZ domain-containing protein codes for MEDIKRKEIRLTAVVDINYIHKGYQMTGRIEDLSSGGFFIDTIHPLSEHSAITFQFMLPGDTSGTPISGEGEVAWTLKMQGMGIRITKMSDDDRKRLEDFVSRS; via the coding sequence ATGGAAGATATCAAACGAAAAGAGATTCGGCTTACGGCCGTCGTCGATATCAATTACATCCACAAAGGCTATCAAATGACCGGCCGCATCGAGGACCTGTCTTCCGGCGGTTTCTTCATCGATACGATCCATCCCTTGTCCGAGCATTCCGCCATCACCTTCCAGTTTATGCTCCCCGGAGACACATCCGGGACGCCCATCTCCGGAGAAGGCGAGGTCGCCTGGACGCTCAAGATGCAGGGCATGGGCATCCGCATCACCAAAATGTCCGACGACGACCGCAAGCGTCTGGAGGATTTCGTCTCCCGTTCCTGA
- a CDS encoding sugar phosphate isomerase/epimerase, whose product MSRPVTLFTGQWADLPFEEICRKAASWGYDGLEIACWGDHMEPARAAADPKYVAEKKRILARHNLGCWALGAHLAGQCVGDSYDERLDVFAPAAVKGRPEELRAWAIEEMKATAEAAAAMGCRTVNGFMGSPIWKAWYSFPPTTPEMIEAGYLKIRELWTPIFDAFDARGVRFALEVHPTEIAFDLYTTQKLFEVFERRPALGINFDPSHLLWQGLEPHLFIREFADRIYHVHMKDCAVTLDGKAGILGSFLPFGDLRRGWNFRSPGRGDVDFEEIIRELNAAGYDGPLSVEWEDNNMDREHGAREALEFVRDMNFAPAAGSFDRDMKT is encoded by the coding sequence ATGTCGAGACCCGTGACGCTCTTTACCGGACAATGGGCGGACCTGCCATTTGAGGAAATCTGCCGCAAAGCCGCCTCGTGGGGTTATGACGGACTGGAAATCGCCTGCTGGGGCGACCATATGGAACCGGCCCGGGCCGCCGCCGACCCCAAGTACGTCGCTGAGAAGAAGCGCATCCTGGCCCGCCACAATCTCGGCTGTTGGGCCCTCGGCGCCCACCTGGCCGGACAGTGCGTAGGCGACTCTTATGACGAACGCCTGGATGTCTTCGCCCCAGCCGCCGTTAAGGGCCGTCCCGAAGAGCTTCGTGCCTGGGCGATCGAGGAGATGAAGGCCACGGCCGAAGCCGCGGCGGCCATGGGCTGCCGAACCGTCAACGGCTTCATGGGCTCCCCCATCTGGAAGGCCTGGTACTCTTTCCCTCCGACGACACCGGAAATGATCGAGGCCGGATACCTGAAAATCCGCGAACTCTGGACGCCCATTTTCGACGCCTTTGACGCCCGAGGCGTCCGCTTCGCCCTCGAGGTCCATCCGACGGAAATCGCCTTCGATCTCTACACAACCCAAAAGCTTTTCGAAGTTTTCGAGCGTCGACCCGCGCTCGGCATCAACTTCGATCCCAGTCACCTTCTCTGGCAGGGCCTCGAACCTCATCTCTTCATCCGCGAATTCGCCGACCGCATCTACCACGTCCACATGAAGGACTGCGCCGTAACCCTGGACGGCAAAGCGGGGATTCTCGGTTCATTCCTGCCGTTCGGCGACCTGAGGCGGGGCTGGAACTTCCGCTCGCCGGGACGCGGCGACGTCGATTTCGAGGAGATCATCCGCGAATTGAACGCCGCAGGCTACGACGGCCCGCTCTCGGTCGAATGGGAGGATAACAACATGGACCGGGAACACGGCGCCCGGGAAGCCCTGGAGTTCGTCCGCGACATGAATTTCGCCCCGGCAGCCGGGTCTTTCGACCGGGACATGAAAACTTGA
- the mutM gene encoding bifunctional DNA-formamidopyrimidine glycosylase/DNA-(apurinic or apyrimidinic site) lyase, protein MPELPEVETIVRSLEPRIRGRTIAETELLFPPLLRRESSDGLAAFRGLRILEVRRRGKMILIACEGGRTLVFHLKMTGRLDLCECGKPVDKHTRLILRFRDGADELRFHDVRKFGFCILVDGDPAVCCGELAGLGPEPLEIGLEEFAAILAGRKGRIKAVLLDQAAIAGIGNIYADEILFDAGIHPETPASKIKNKNADRLRQSMRHILDLAIAANGSTLRDYRDAGGCPGGFQSQHKVYGREGEPCAVCGRPIRRIRVAGRSTHFCPLCQKR, encoded by the coding sequence ATGCCTGAGCTTCCTGAAGTCGAGACGATCGTCCGGAGTCTCGAACCCCGGATTCGCGGCCGGACGATCGCCGAGACCGAACTTCTCTTTCCCCCTCTTCTGAGAAGAGAGTCGAGTGACGGACTGGCCGCCTTCCGCGGCCTCCGCATTCTGGAAGTGCGAAGGCGCGGCAAGATGATCCTGATCGCCTGCGAAGGCGGACGGACGCTTGTCTTTCATCTGAAGATGACCGGCCGGCTGGATCTTTGCGAGTGCGGGAAACCTGTCGACAAGCATACGCGCCTTATCCTGAGGTTCCGGGACGGCGCCGACGAACTGCGTTTCCATGACGTCCGGAAATTCGGCTTCTGCATCCTTGTCGACGGCGATCCGGCCGTCTGTTGCGGGGAACTGGCCGGACTCGGTCCCGAACCTCTCGAAATCGGGCTCGAGGAATTCGCAGCGATCCTTGCCGGAAGGAAAGGGCGCATCAAGGCCGTTCTTCTCGACCAGGCTGCAATCGCCGGAATCGGAAACATCTATGCCGACGAAATTCTCTTCGATGCCGGGATCCATCCCGAAACCCCGGCCTCGAAGATAAAAAACAAGAACGCCGACCGTCTCCGGCAATCCATGCGCCATATCCTCGATCTGGCGATTGCGGCGAACGGTTCCACTCTTCGGGACTACCGGGATGCCGGTGGCTGTCCGGGAGGCTTCCAGTCGCAACACAAGGTCTACGGCCGGGAAGGGGAGCCTTGCGCGGTTTGCGGACGGCCGATCCGCCGCATCCGCGTCGCCGGGAGAAGCACCCACTTCTGCCCGCTCTGTCAAAAACGTTAA